The Ornithorhynchus anatinus isolate Pmale09 chromosome 1, mOrnAna1.pri.v4, whole genome shotgun sequence genome includes a window with the following:
- the LOC100076267 gene encoding molybdopterin synthase catalytic subunit-like, whose amino-acid sequence MNGTAEKPKDLIRFTNEKLSVDEVSQSVISPSCGAVSLFVGTTRNNFEGKKVISLEYEAYLPMAEAEIRKICDDIRQKWAVGHIAVYHRLGLVPVTEPSVIIAVSSAHRAESLEAVKYGIDTLKATVPVWKKEIYEDESSWKGNKECFWTTAD is encoded by the exons ATGAACGGAACTGCAGAAAAACCCAAGGACTTAATCAGATTCACCAATGAAAAACTCTCCGTAGATGAAGTCTCGCAGTCGGTGATTTCTCCGTCCTGCGGAGCCGTGTCCCTCTTTGTCG GGACAACGAGAAATAACTTCGAAGGGAAAAAAGTGATTAGCCTAGAATACGAAGCCTACCTACCGATGGCCGAAGCCGAAATCAGAAAGATCTGTGACGACATCAGGCAGAAGTGGGCCGTCGGGCACATTGCCGTATACCACAGACTCGG CCTAGTTCCAGTGACGGAGCCGAGTGTGATCATCGCCGTCTCCTCAGCCCACAGAGCCGAATCCCTGGAAGCAGTCAAGTACGGCATCGACACTTTAAAAGCCACAGTGCCGGTATGGAAGAAG GAAATTTATGAAGATGAATCTTCCTGGAAAGGAAACAAAGAATGCTTCTGGACAACTGCAGATTAA